The Urocitellus parryii isolate mUroPar1 chromosome 13, mUroPar1.hap1, whole genome shotgun sequence genome has a window encoding:
- the Smad7 gene encoding mothers against decapentaplegic homolog 7 isoform X2: protein MFRTKRSALVRRLWRSRAPGGEDEEEGAGGGGGGGELRGEGATDGRAHGAGGGGVGRAGCCLGKAVRGAKGHHHPHPPAAGAGAAGGAEADLKALTHSVLKKLKERQLELLLQAVESRGGTRTACLLLPGRLDCRLGPGAPASAQPAQPPSSYSLPLLLCKVFRWPDLRHSSEVKRLCCCESYGKINPELVCCNPHHLSRLCELESPPPPYSRYPMDFLKPTDCPDAVPSSAETGGTNYLAPGGLSDSQLLLEPGDRSHWCVVAYWEEKTRVGRLYCVQEPSLDIFYDLPQGNGFCLGQLNSDNKSQLVQKVRSKIGCGIQLTREVDGVWVYNRSSYPIFIKSATLDNPDSRTLLVHKVFPGFSIKAFDYEKAYSLQRPNDHEFMQQPWTGFTVQISFVKGWGQCYTRQFISSCPCWLEVIFNSR, encoded by the exons ATGTTCAGGACCAAACGATCTGCGCTCGTCCGGCGTCTCTGGAGAAGCCGAGCGCCCGGCGGCGAGGACGAGGAGGAGGGCGCTGGGGGAGGCGGAGGAGGAGGCGAGCTGCGGGGAGAAGGGGCGACGGACGGCCGGGCGCATGGGGCCGGTGGCGGCGGCGTGGGCAGGGCTGGCTGCTGCCTGGGCAAGGCAGTCCGAGGTGCCAAAGGTCACCACCATCCCCATCCCCCAGCCGCGGGCGCCGGCGCGGCCGGGGGCGCCGAAGCGGATCTGAAGGCGCTCACGCACTCGGTGCTTAAGAAACTGAAGGAGCGGCAGCTGGAGCTGCTGCTTCAGGCCGTGGAGTCCCGCGGCGGTACGCGCACCGCGTGCCTCCTGCTGCCTGGCCGCCTGGACTGCAGGCTGGGCccgggggctcccgccagtgcgCAACCCGCGCAGCCGCCCTCGTCCTACTCGCTCCCCCTCCTGCTGTGCAAAGTGTTCAGGTGGCCGGATCTCAGGCATTCCTCGGAAGTCAAGAGGCTGTGTTGCTGTGAATCTTACGGGAAGATCAACCCCGAGCTGGTGTGCTGCAACCCCCATCACCTTAGCAGACTCTGCGAACTAG agtCTCCCCCCCCTCCCTACTCCAGATACCCGATGGATTTTCTCAAGCCAACTG ACTGTCCAGATGCTGTGCCTTCCTCCGCTGAAACAGGGGGAACAAATTATCTGGCCCCTGGGGGGCTTTCAG ATTCCCAACTTCTTCTGGAGCCTGGGGATCGGTCACACTGGTGCGTGGTGGCATACTGGGAGGAGAAGACGAGAGTGGGGAGGCTCTACTGTGTCCAGGAGCCTTCCCTGGATATCTTCTATGATCTACCTCAGGGGAATGGCTTTTGCCTTGGACAGCTCAATTCGGACAACAAGAGTCAGCTGGTGCAGAAGGTGCGGAGCAAGATCGGCTGCGGCATCCAGCTGACTCGGGAAGTGGACGGTGTGTGGGTGTACAACCGCAGCAGTTACCCCATCTTCATCAAGTCCGCCACACTGGACAACCCAGACTCCAGGACGCTGCTGGTGCACAAGGTGTTCCCCGGATTCTCCATCAAGGCTTTCGACTACGAGAAGGCGTACAGCCTGCAGCGGCCCAACGACCACGAGTTCATGCAGCAGCCGTGGACGGGCTTCACCGTGCAGATCAGCTTCGTGAAGGGCTGGGGCCAGTGCTACACCCGCCAGTTCATCAGCAGCTGCCCATGCTGGCTAGAGGTCATCTTCAACAGCCGGTAG
- the Smad7 gene encoding mothers against decapentaplegic homolog 7 isoform X1: MFRTKRSALVRRLWRSRAPGGEDEEEGAGGGGGGGELRGEGATDGRAHGAGGGGVGRAGCCLGKAVRGAKGHHHPHPPAAGAGAAGGAEADLKALTHSVLKKLKERQLELLLQAVESRGGTRTACLLLPGRLDCRLGPGAPASAQPAQPPSSYSLPLLLCKVFRWPDLRHSSEVKRLCCCESYGKINPELVCCNPHHLSRLCELESPPPPYSRYPMDFLKPTADCPDAVPSSAETGGTNYLAPGGLSDSQLLLEPGDRSHWCVVAYWEEKTRVGRLYCVQEPSLDIFYDLPQGNGFCLGQLNSDNKSQLVQKVRSKIGCGIQLTREVDGVWVYNRSSYPIFIKSATLDNPDSRTLLVHKVFPGFSIKAFDYEKAYSLQRPNDHEFMQQPWTGFTVQISFVKGWGQCYTRQFISSCPCWLEVIFNSR, from the exons ATGTTCAGGACCAAACGATCTGCGCTCGTCCGGCGTCTCTGGAGAAGCCGAGCGCCCGGCGGCGAGGACGAGGAGGAGGGCGCTGGGGGAGGCGGAGGAGGAGGCGAGCTGCGGGGAGAAGGGGCGACGGACGGCCGGGCGCATGGGGCCGGTGGCGGCGGCGTGGGCAGGGCTGGCTGCTGCCTGGGCAAGGCAGTCCGAGGTGCCAAAGGTCACCACCATCCCCATCCCCCAGCCGCGGGCGCCGGCGCGGCCGGGGGCGCCGAAGCGGATCTGAAGGCGCTCACGCACTCGGTGCTTAAGAAACTGAAGGAGCGGCAGCTGGAGCTGCTGCTTCAGGCCGTGGAGTCCCGCGGCGGTACGCGCACCGCGTGCCTCCTGCTGCCTGGCCGCCTGGACTGCAGGCTGGGCccgggggctcccgccagtgcgCAACCCGCGCAGCCGCCCTCGTCCTACTCGCTCCCCCTCCTGCTGTGCAAAGTGTTCAGGTGGCCGGATCTCAGGCATTCCTCGGAAGTCAAGAGGCTGTGTTGCTGTGAATCTTACGGGAAGATCAACCCCGAGCTGGTGTGCTGCAACCCCCATCACCTTAGCAGACTCTGCGAACTAG agtCTCCCCCCCCTCCCTACTCCAGATACCCGATGGATTTTCTCAAGCCAACTG CAGACTGTCCAGATGCTGTGCCTTCCTCCGCTGAAACAGGGGGAACAAATTATCTGGCCCCTGGGGGGCTTTCAG ATTCCCAACTTCTTCTGGAGCCTGGGGATCGGTCACACTGGTGCGTGGTGGCATACTGGGAGGAGAAGACGAGAGTGGGGAGGCTCTACTGTGTCCAGGAGCCTTCCCTGGATATCTTCTATGATCTACCTCAGGGGAATGGCTTTTGCCTTGGACAGCTCAATTCGGACAACAAGAGTCAGCTGGTGCAGAAGGTGCGGAGCAAGATCGGCTGCGGCATCCAGCTGACTCGGGAAGTGGACGGTGTGTGGGTGTACAACCGCAGCAGTTACCCCATCTTCATCAAGTCCGCCACACTGGACAACCCAGACTCCAGGACGCTGCTGGTGCACAAGGTGTTCCCCGGATTCTCCATCAAGGCTTTCGACTACGAGAAGGCGTACAGCCTGCAGCGGCCCAACGACCACGAGTTCATGCAGCAGCCGTGGACGGGCTTCACCGTGCAGATCAGCTTCGTGAAGGGCTGGGGCCAGTGCTACACCCGCCAGTTCATCAGCAGCTGCCCATGCTGGCTAGAGGTCATCTTCAACAGCCGGTAG